The genome window ATCCGGCGCGGCTGCAGCGGGTTGACCTTGATTTTTTTTACGGCAACTTTTGTTATGCCGCCGGAATCCGGCGCCGGAACACCCGCTGCCGCCGGCGCAATAACTCTTTTTTCCTGAATTAATATGTTTAACCCGCGTGGCCCGAGTCCGGTTTTTTGTTTTGCCATAAGTTACTCCGCTTTAAAGCCGTGATTTGATTGCTGATTTAAACAGGTGGACGTGGATATTTCAATCGCGTTTCGGAACGAAGTGAACGATGGTGAAGTCATTCAGATAAAATAACAGAATTCTTGCAGATGGAAAAATCTGGATTTACCGCCAGGACAGCCGGGAAATTTATCCGCAAATTACGCAGAGGGAAAAAAAGCGCCGCGGAAAATGAAGTCGGCAAGGCGCGCAGTCCCTTGCGCGCCGATCGTTTGAATGATTCAATATTGTAATGGATGGCGCGGCGCGCCATCTCTACCCGTGACGTGCGGCGGTCAAGGGACTGACCGCCCTACCGGATACGGTTTTCCCAAACATACGGCCAATCAGCCGGAGATTGAACGAAACCGGCACGCACAGGGTTCATACGAATGTATCCGGCTTTTTCTATGTAACTGTCAGTGGCTCGCATCCGGTGATCAAAAAAATCACGCTGCCAGTTTATGCCGTAAGCGCGTTTGGTGTAATGCTTCCAGTTTTTAATACTTTTCTGCATTCCCGGCTCACGCGCAAAACTGATGATGGCATGAAGATGATCAGGCATAAATAACAGAAGATGAATCCAGAGTTCCCGCCGGGTTTGCAGAAACATAAACGAATCTTTCAGTTGTCCGGCAACAGGTTGCTTGCAAAGTGAGTTTTCTGCGCGATTTCGCACGCAAATGGTAATGAAAAAATCAGCGCCGTCCGGCACCCATGATGGAATTCCATGCGGCAGTTTTTTACGTTTAGGCAGCATAACCATTCTTTAAAAGTTTCTGCAATGTAAGTCAAATAAGAAATGGTAGGGCGCGCAGTCCCTTGCGCGCCGGTCGTTTGAATGATTCAATATGATAATGGATGGCGACGGCGCGCCATCTCTGCACGTGACGTGAAGCGGTCAAGGGACTGACCGCCCTACCGGATACGGGTTTCCCCAAACATACGGCCAATCAGCCGGAGAACCTCTTTTCAATTGTGCGAAACTTTTTGTGCGTTATCGAAATGGTAGGGCGCGCAGTCCCTTGCGCGCCGATTGTTTGAATGATTCAATATGATTATGGATGGCGCAGCGCGCCATCTCTGCCCGTGACGTGCGGCGGTCAAGGGACTGACCGCCCTACCGGATACGGTTTTCCCGAACATACGGCCAATCAGCCGGAGAACCTCTTTTTAATTGGGCGAAACTTTTGTACGTTATCAATAAGAAATGGTAGGGCGCGCAGTCCCTTGCGCGCCGATCGTTTGTTGGTAAGGCGCGCAGTCCCTTGCGCGCCGGTCGTTTGAATGATTCAATATGATAATGGATGGCGACGGCGCGCCATCTCTGCACATGACGTGCGGCGGTCAAGGGACTGACCGCCCTACCGGATACGGGTTTCCCAAACATACGGCCAATCAGCCGGAGAACCTCTTTTCAATTGGGCGAAACTTTTTGTGCGTTATCGAAATGGTAGGGCGCGCAAGGGACTGCACGCCCTACCGAAGCGGGGCATAGATACCCCCGAGTAAACTCGGGGTTCTTTTTTCATCACAGCTCCTCTCAGAGCTGACCTGACCGCCGCGAAACTTTGCGTTCGCGGCAATCAGGAGGCTCATTCATCCACGGCTAAAGCCGTGGTGTTCTGTCTTCGACCGCATAAAAAAACCGGCGAAAAAAATAACGCCGGTTTTTTTGGGAGACGGTTTAGCTTACAAAGCGTAGTGCAGTTTTTTACGCCGGTTGCTTACCCAGGTCAGCACACCGCCAACAAACATCAGCAGTACGGCTGCCGGTTCGGGTATAATAGTCCATGCAAGATCGGGATTCGAAGCAATTGCGTTTCGAACAGCAGCTTGGCTCAAAGTAAAGGACGGATCGGGAGCAACTCCTGATTTTGACGTAATTCCAGTTATCTCAAGATATCCGTACCGTCCTACTGCATCTACTGCTGTGTATACACGATAGATAAATTCATAATTTGTTTGAGCGGAAAGTGTCAAATTATCAACTATTGTCGCAGGATTTGTTTGGTATCCTCCAGGAGGTGCGGGATTCCCATCTATTCGATACGACCCAATGCCTAATGTGGCCAGGAACGTTTCAGTTAACCCGATTGCGCTAGATGAATAAAAAATATCAACGTACCAGTCTGAAAAATCAGTATGATTTGCAGAAAATTCATCCAAACGGGCATCGTATACATTCATATATGCCCTAGCTATAGTGATGGTATCTGCCGTTATCTGTTGAAGACCAAAACACGCAACAAAAACAACTAATAGTCCTTTTTTCATCTAGAATTCCTTTTGGCTAAGTTCTGTCAATTATAAATTTTTTGCAACGATATTTGTTTATTTGATAATGATAAATACCAAAATCCTTTACCCATATCCAAAACAGGTGGAACGGTATCTATTGGACCTGTCCAGTTTTCCCAACACTCATCCAAAGAGTTCGCCCACCCGACTGCACCATCGTAACCTACAAAATACGCATACTCAACAAATTTTTGAGTGTTAGGATCCCATAACTGTATCCTATCTGAGGTTTCCCATTCTGGACTTCCTGTCACTCCAGATATAATATTACTCGTAAAGGAAATTGAGGCGCTATACGGATATGCAATCATATTGAATCCTTCTTCGAGATCAATATTTGTAGAGTCATTTGTGTACACTGAGCCAGAAACGATGATTCTCGGAGTCTTTTCTGAAGACGGTGCGGTTACATACCACACTCCAATTCCTCTACCTAGCGTGTTTGTGAGTTGTATGGAAAAAGGCCCTGTCCAGTTTTCCCAGCATTCATCAAGCGGATCCGCCCAACCAAAATAAGTATTGTCAAAATAGTCAACAAACAATCCGTATATAATATATTTTTGCGTATGATTATCCCATAAGTACAATTTATCTGCACTATCCCATTCTGTCGATGTGTTATAATCAGTTAAATGTTTGATGGTGTCTTGTACTTTAATATCCTCATTTGTTCCCATAAAATGGGTGAAAGATATCATTTCATATTGTCCATCCGGCATAGCAGGAACTCTTGAAAACCCAACGATATCCGCAGTTGATTGAGCGTATGAAGCAACAGTGATGAGACCTGCTGCGCTTAAAAGTAAAATTAATTTTTTCATGCTGCTATATTCTCTTTTTCTTCTATTTTTAACTTTCTGATTATCTGCACCCGCATCATTCAGTTGTTTTTTTGATAAAAACAATACTAATGTAGCCGTTACGTTCGAGCCGATCAACCGTTTTTTGTAGAAAAAATCAGTTTTTTTGTACTGCGTCAGATGTGTTATTTTACGATATAAAGCATTGATGGATAGGGTATTTTAAAATTATTTGGATGTATAAACCCCGTATTGAGGATTTCTGCAGCTTACTTTATAGACGTATTTTTTGTAGGGGAAGTTCTCACACTGTAAAAATTTATGATGTAAGGGCAGCAGGGAAAGACCTGAAGAGAAAGCTGCCTGACAAAAATCGTGATCCCACAGGACTGTCCCGTCAGATCAAATCGTGATGAACACATTTGAATTTAAAGTTTGTGAATTTTCCCGCTTCGCTGCCCGATTACGGCAAACCCTTCTCTGGATGTGTTTTTTGGCTGTAATTTTATTTTTAAACATCGGCGCGCGGATACGAACCCAGTACATGCATGACGGCACAGTGGCGCGCGAATATTTTGAGTGCAATTTTCACTTCCGGTGTTTCAGCGTGACCCTCGAAGTCGACGAAGAAGTAGTACTCCCACGCTTTGCTGCGGCTCGGGCGCGATTCAATTTTTGTCATGTTAATGCCGCCGGCTTTCAGTGCTTCGAGTGCATCGTGCAGTGCACCGACCTGATCTTTGAGTCCAAAATAGATCGATGTTTTATCGCTGCCGGTCGGATCGGCGGCGTTGTGTCCGATCACCAGAAAGCGCGTTGTATTACCGCTGGCGTCCTGAATATGCTCGGCGATCACAGAGAGTCCGTACAGCTCAGCTGCCAGCGGGCTCGCGATCGCGGCAGCATCGCTCTTTGCCGCTATTCCCGCTGCAAATGCGGTGCTGTTAACGGCTTCATATTCGATGCCGGAAAGATTTTCGGCGAGCCACCGGCGGCACTGCCCGAGAGCTTCCTGCTTGCTGCATACGCGCGAAATTTTTTCTTTCGGCACGGATGCAAGCAGCGCCAGCGAAACCGGCAGATAAATTTCGGCACAGATTTTAAGATTAGTACCGGTGAATTGATCAAACGTATGCGTTACCGCGCCTTCAATTGAATTTTCGATCGGTACGACGCCGTAATCGGCGGCGCCGTTTTCCACCGCCGCGAAAACATCAGCGATGGTCGCGGCGGGATGATACCCCACGCTTGCGCCGAATTTCAAATGCGCCGCCTGATGCGTGAATGTTGCCGGCGGGCCGAGATAGGCAATTTTCAGATTGCTTTCGAGCGCGAGCGATGCGGACATGATTTCTCGGTAGATCGCACGCGCTGCATCGTGCGGCAGCGGACCGCCGTTCAGTTTTTCAATCCGCTTGAACACCTCCCGCTCGCGCGCCGGGACATAAATTTCGCCGCCCTGCTCTTTTTTAATTTTGCCGACTTCGAGCGCAACTTTTACGCGCTCATTCAGCAGCTTCACAAGCTCTTCGTCGAGCGAATCAATTTTTTTTCTTAGGCTTTCCAGATTCATAACCAATTTATTTCCGCCCACGAATCACACGAATCAACACGAAAAAACGGATTTAAGATTCGTGAACATTCGTATGATTCGTGGGAAATTTTATTCCTCATCCTCATCTTCATTATCAAGATCGTCTTCATCATCGTCGAATTCATCTTCGTCGTCAAACTCGTCCTCGTCATCACCAAACTCGTCGTTGTCAGCGAATTCTTCGGGGGGATCGGTCAGATCTGACTGATCAGACAGATCTGACTGATCAGGTTTTTCAACTTCTTCGACCTCAATTTCTTCTTCCGCTTCATCTTCAAACAGCAGCGGGGTGGCATTTTCTTCTTCACGTTTTTCGAGCTCTTTTTCGATCGCCGGAATCTGCTTGGTTTTTGTTTTTGCCCCGGGTTCAATTTCAACGCGCTTTAATTCGTCCATGCCCGGCAGATCATCGAGGCTGCGCAATCCGAAATGTTCCAGAAAGCGCTGTGTGGTTCCGAACAGCCAGGGGCGCCCCGGCAGTTCGCTGCGCGCGACCACTCTGACAAGCTGCATTTCAACCAGATTCCGCAGGACCTGATCGACCGCCACGCCGCGTACAGATTCAATTTCAGAACGCAGTACCGGCTGGCGGTAGGCGATAATCGCCAGCGTTTCGAGCGCCGGCTTTGACAGTTTCGTCGTACGATCTTTATCCAGCAGCGTACGCACCCACGGGCCGCAGCTGATTTCGTTTTGCAAACGGTATCCGCCGGCGATTTCGGCAACGCAGAGTCCGGTGCCGCCGCGGTTGAGTTCGTCTTTCAGCGCTTCAACGGCTTCGTCGATCTCTTTCTCTTTAATCGCGCCGAATGGCTCATACGCACCGCCGTAGTGCGCGCCGGCATCCGTCAGTACTTTGCGGATCTCTTTGACCGTGAGCGGTTTTTTTGCGGCGAACAGCAGCGCGCCGATAATCTGCTTGAGTTCAGGAAGTATCTCTACACCGCTCATATCTGTATTTCCTCCGCCGGAGTCCCCTCTTCCATCCGCACCGGCGCCGGGTCTTCACCGCCCTCCGTCTGTTCGATAACAATTTCTTCAAAATGGCCGTCCTGCCGCGCGGTCAAGCGGTTCAGCTTGATCAGCTCCAGCACCGCCAGAAATGTACAGACGATCTCCTGCCGCGAGCGCATATTACGAAATATCCTGCCAAGCGTCAGCGGCTTCCCGTTTTTCGTCACTTCAAGAATATAGTCCACTTTTTCACTGATTGTAAACTGCTCGGCAAAAATTTCCTGCAATTCTTCCTTCGGCGCACGGTCGAGTGCTTTATTCAGCGCCGCAATCAGATCAAAAATGCTGACGTCCTGCATGCCGACGTCCGGCTGTGCGCCGAGTTCAACGTGTTCGCCTTCACGCAGAAAAACATTTTCCTGAATTTCTTCCAGATGTCCCAGAAAACCGGCGGCATCTTTAAATTTTTTATATTCGACCAGCTGCCGGACAAGATCCCAGCGCGGATCCTCTTCATCGTCCTCTTCCACCGGACCGCGCTCTTCGTCCGGCAGCAGCATCCGGCTTTTAATCACCATCAGCGTCGCCGCCATCACAATAAAGTCGCCGGCGATTTCGAGATTCAGAATTTTCATCAGCTCGAGATATTCCATGTACTGCGTGGTAATACGGTTGATGGGAATATCATAAATATCCAACTCTTCTTTTTTGATGAGATAAAGCAGCAGATCGAGCGGTCCTTCGAATACTTCGAGACTGACCTTATATTCCTCGTTCGGCAGTAATTCAGGCGTATGCATTTATTCCGGAATAATGAGCTGAAGTCCGTTGATTTTCAAGAAATGCCGATCGCGAGTAATCAGCGGCGATTTTTCGGCGCAGGCCGCCGCCGCAATCCAGATATCGTTCACCGGCAACGGCGTTCCGTTGCGGAGCAAATCGGCCCGCAGCAGCGCGTAATATTCCGCGACATAAGGAGACGTTGGAAGAATATCCACTGACCGCTGCGACAAAAACTGATCAAGCCGGCGACGGTTTTCCGCTTCCCGGCAGCCAAGAACAAACCCGAAAAGGAGTTCGCCTAAAACGACTACCGGAACGCGGATGGAATCAAATTCCGCCAGCAGATTTTTCGTGGAGAGTTCACCTCGAAATAAATCGCTCATTATATTTGTATCAACAACTGCGGATCTCACTCCCACATCTCCGGCTCAATCACCCGCGCGCTGTTGATTGCTTCTGTAACCTTGCGATACTCCTCATCATCCCATGTGCCGAAAATCGAACTGAAATCAATCTTACTTTTCTTCTCTGCCCCGTCCATATAACCTTTTTCGGCAACCGGCTCATTCAGCGTGTCCGGAACATCATCAATCGGCACCAGTTTCGCGATTTTTTTACCGGCGCGCTCAATAATGACATTTTCGCGGCGGATCGAAACCAGATTAAGAAGTTCACCCAGATTTTGACGGGCTTTGACTGCTGAAACTGTAATACTCACAATGCACCTCCAATGGACATAACCATATCAATTGACATGATCACGTCAACTATTCCAGTCCAACAGCTTTGCGTGCGGCTTTCAAAGTTTTATGTGCTTCAACGCGTGCTTTTGCCGCGCCTTTTTGCAAAACCTCTTCAACGTAATCCATGTTCTTCTCGAGCTCGGCGCGTCTGGCGCGCAGCGGTGTGAAATAGTCGTTAATCATCGCGAGCAGCTCTTTTTTCGCAGTGCCGTAGCCGAAACCGCCGGCGCGGTAACGCGCCGCCAGATTCGCCGCCTCGGCATCAGACGCAAACAGTTTATAGAGCGCAAACGCTGTGCACGCGTCCGGGTTTTTGGGATCTTCGAGCGGCGTGCAGTCCGTCACGATTTGCATCACGCGTTTTTTAAGCGCCGCCGGATCGCCGAAAATTTCCAGCGTATTACCGTAGGATTTTGACATTTTCTGTCCGTCGACGCCCGGAACCACCGCGACGGATTCACGAATGGACGGCTCCGGAATCTTAAATGTTTCGCCGAACTCGTTATTAAACTTCATTGCCAGATCGCGCGTGATTTCAACATGCTGTTTCTGGTCGCGCCCCACCGGTACAATGCCCGCCTGCACAATCAGAATGTCCGCCGCCATCAGCACCGGATAAGTGAACAGGCCGTGACTCGCCGCAAACCCCTTCGCCACTTTATCCTTATAGGAATGGGCGCGCTCCAGCAGCCCCATCGGACAGATGACCGACAGCAGCCAAGTTAATTCCTGAACTTCCGGCAGATCGCTCTGCCGGTAAAACGCCGTGCGCTCCGGATCAAGGCCGGCGGCGAGAAAGTCAAGCGCAACATCTTTTACCTGTTCGCGCAGCAGCGCTGCATTATGCACCGTTGTCAGCGCATGATAATCGGCAATGAACAAAAACGCCTCGCCCTCATTCTGCAGCTCCAGCGCCGGTTTCATCATGCCGAAATAGTTGCCGAGATGCAGTTTTCCTGACGGCTGAATTCCTGAAAGTATTCTCATTCCAAACTCTCCATTCCGGCACAAAAATCCCGCCGGACTTAAAACTTTTGAATCATAAAGGCTTGCGGCTTCAGTTCAACCAAAATAGTCATTGCGGCACAGCGCGAAACGAAATACTTACGGAAGATATACCGCCTAATGATTTTTTAACGTGTGCAGGAATGCTTCACGCAGCTCGGGAACAGAAAAACCGGCGGTGTCGATTTCGGTATAGCGCCGGCCGATGTGTTCCGGAGCATGGGCATCGGAAGATTGAATCACCGGCCAGCGCGCGGCAGTTTTTTTATCGATCATTTGCCGGTTTACCGCTTCAAGTGCGTCGTAAGGAAGTTCCGGCAGAAATCCGAGCACATTGAGCGCGCCGTACATTTCACGGTCGATATGCGCCGGAATACACAGCGCGCCGGCGGCGAGCGCCATGGGAATCAGATCAAAATATGAAATATCGGCGGCATAAACCAGCAGTTTATCGACGAATTCAATAATTTCCTCATCGACCGTGATCACCGGCTGCTCACCGAACCGCTCCGGGTCATTTTTAATTTCCGGTATGCGCGCGTAAATCATTTCACCGAATTCCACAGCCGGCGCGAGCTGATCAAACAGACACAATACATGCACCTCTTCTGCCGTCGTCACTTCGAGGCCGTAAAGACAGTGCATTCCGGCAGCAACACAAGCACGATGAAACGCCGGCAGATTGCGCGTGCAGTTATGATCCGTCAGCGCAATGCAATTCATGCCGGCACGCTGCGAGCGCGCCACGATTTCGCGCGGCGACATATCCAGCGACGCGCACGGCGACAGGCAGGAATGAATATGAAAATCAACGAACGCCTTCATTGATAAATCCTAAATTCGAATATCGAAATTCGAAACATTTTTTCTTTCGTGCTTCGTTATTCGTGCGTCGAATTTTACTCGCCGAGGCACTTGGCGAGTTGCACGGTGGTTTTGTACTGATTTTTAGACGAAACAAACAGCGCAATATTTTCTTTGGCGGCAGCTTCGCGAACGTCCTGTTCTACCCTACGTCCGCTGCAGAAAATAATGCCGGATGCACCGGTAAGCGCAGCGACGGCGACCGTGTTTTTATGCGCCTGGATTGTAATCAGAGCGGTACCCTCTTGCATATTTGCCATCACATCGCTGAGGAGATCGGAGGTGTAACCGCCGGTCAGTTCAATTGTGTCCGGCGCCGGCTGTAACAGTTCAAGACCGTCAAATTTCAGTTCATTTACTTTCATCAGAACTCTCCTCTTTCGGGGTTAAATAAACAACCGATTTAACCATCGTTCCCATGTCAATGCCGGACTGGATTTCGAACTCGTCAGACAGGCGTTTAGTGTTTGGCAGACCCATGCCGGCACCGAATCCCTGCGACCGGATCCAGTCGTTCGCGGTCGAAAACCCTTCTGTCATGGATTTTGCAATATCGGGGATGCCGGGACCGAAGTCGTTGGCAGTAATGCGTACGCGGTCACGGTCGATATACAGTGTGAGCGTGCCACCAAGCGAGTGTGCGATGATGTTGATCTCCAGTTCATAACACGCAACGGCGGCGCGGCGGATGATTTTCGGCGGGATATCGCGGGCGCGGAGCTGTTCACGCAGTTCGGCGGATGCCTTGCCGCCGGCGTCGAAGCCATAGCGCGTCAGCCGGTAAACGCGATAAAAAATACAATTATCAGATGACGCCGGCGGTGAAATCTGCCCGCTTTCCGTTTCCATCACAGTAAGCTGGCGCGACAGCTCCTGAATCAGTGCGACGTTGATATTGCGCAGCGTAAGCATGCCGACCAGTTCATTTTTGCGGTTGACTACCGGATAGCGCCGGTAGGGATATTTACTGAATGCCGACATGGCGAATGACAGCGGCTGATCCTCGCTGAGCGTCTGCACGCCGGTGGACATGTGATCGGCAACGGTGTCCTGCATCCAGTCTTGCTCATAGGCATCCATTACGTCGTGTACGGTCACAATGCCGACGACATACCGGTCGTCAACCACCGGCATACCGCTGATCGCATTGCTTTTCATAATCGTTTGCACATCGCGCATCGTACAGTGGCGCGTAACGGCAAACACTTTGCGCGTCATCACATCCCGGATTTTCAGATTCCCGGCGAGCTCTGCAATCCGCAGGGAAATATCCTCTTCCGGCTGAGGAATAGAGGGCGATGCATTCATTCAATTCCCATTACGCGTCCGGTACGGACGCTGGTTCTGAATTTTGTAAGCGGCGTAACAAACAGCGGTACGCCGAGTTTTTCGGCGGCGCGGCCGAGCGCCGGCGGAATCTGTTTGCGGTGGGCAACGATTACGCCGGCAGCACCGATCACTTCGGCGGCGCGCAGGATCTGATCGGAGAGCAGCGAGGTAATTATCAAGGGATCTTCGCCGTCATTCATCAGAATATCGCTGATCAAATCAGAGGCGAAAACATTTTTAAACGTGCGCCCTTCCCAATCTTCCGGCGCATATACAATTTCCGCCGGCAGCGCTTCAATCACAGATTTTAATGTTGTCGACACCTATTGTTCTCCCCTGTTTTCTTCCACAAACTGAATTTGATAAAAGATATTTTCAATCGCCTGCTCCACATTGATATTCTGAATCAGAAACGCATCAGAGCTTCGCAGCGGCACCGGCGCAAAATTAATCACGCCTTTAATACTGGTTTTTTTCAGCGAATCAACAATCGACTGCACAGATGATTCCGGCACCGTCAGCACCGCAACCTGAATCTGGTTTTCAATGATAAAATCTTTCATTTTACTGATGTGGAAAACCGGAATCGGCGCGGTTTCGTTAACCACCGCCGGATCGCTGTCAAAGCCCGCTTCCACGCGAATACGGACGCGCGGGAAGCCGTTATAATTCATCAGCGCCCTGCCCATTTTCCCGCAGCCGACAATGACAATTTTCTGCTTCCGGTCTTTGCCGAGAATCACATTCAGCTTTGTGATCAGCTCATCGATGCGGTAGCCGCCGCGTTTATTGCCGGAAAGCCCGAACAGTGAAAAATCCTTACGCACCAGGGACGAAGAAATTTCCAGTGCATCAGCCAGATTATCCGAAAATACACGGATAAATCCCATATCTTTCATTTTCTGCATCACACCGCGGTATTTTAATAGCCGCTCAATGACAGCCGGTTGAACTTTCATAATTTTGAATCTATCACAAAAAACCGCCGGCGCAAATCCGCAACCAAAAAACACAGCATAAATCAAACAGTTTACAAATTGCAGTTGATCTTCATGAATCTGATTTTTCCGGTTTTGCACCGGCAGGAAATCCTGTAACGTTTCCGGCGTTTATTCTGGGAGAGAGTTTGTGAGTGAAAAATCAGTCTTCAGTATAACGCCGCCCTTTAAAGATCCGGTGCGTGCCAAACTGTTCAGTATGACGCAGGGCGCGTTGGAAAAATTTCTGTATCTGGAGGAGATCAACCGCATTTATATGTGTGCGACAGAAGCCGGCAGAGAATCCGGCGATTTCCCGGGCAACGTGTTGAAAGCGGTGGACATCAGTTATGAGGTAAGCGATGCCGATCTGCAAAACATTCCGGCGACCGGCGGCGGCGTGGTGGTGGCAAATCATCCGTTCGGCGGCATTGAGGGAATTATTCTGCTGCATCTGCTGCGCCGGATTCGTCCGGATGTAAAAATAATTGCAAACTACCTGCTCGGCCGTATGCCGGAAATGAACGAATACAGCATTTATGTGGATCCGTTCGGCACACAGGCGGCAACGAAAAAAAATATCGCCGGCATGAAAGAAGTGATGCGCTGGGTGCAGGACGGACATCTGCTCGCTGTGTTCCCGGCGGGCGAAGTATCCCACATCGATTTACATAAACGCTCGGTCTGCGATCCGGCATGGAGTTCCACCATTGCGCGCATCATTCAGAAAACCGGCGCGCCGGTACTGCCGGTCTTTTTTCAGGGACGCAATGGAAATCTGTTCCAGGTGATGGGGCTGATTCATCCGCGCATCCGCACCGCCATGCTGCCGTATGAACTCGTGCGCAAACGCAGTACGGTTTTTAAAGTCAACATCGGACAGCTCATTCCGTGGAAACGGCTCGCCGAATTTGATACGGATGCACTCACCGATTATCTCCGCTTCCGTACGTACCTGCTGTGCAACCGGCAGTTAAAAGGCAAAACCAAAGTGAAGCCGAAACTTTTTGTGCGTAAACCGGCGAAACAAAAACCGGTGGTCGCGGCGGCAGACAGCGCGGCAGCGGAAGCGGAAGTGGCGGCGCTGCCGGCGGATCAGATTGTGATTGAAAACGACGAGTTTACGGTCTGTCTTGCCCCGGCAGAACAGATCCCAAATCTGCTGCACGAAATCGGGCGGCTGCGTGAAATCACCTTCCGTGCCGTCGGCGAAGGCACCGGACTGCCGACGGATTTAGATAAATTTGACCCCTATTATGCGCATCTGTTTTTATGGAACAAACAGAATAAAGAACTCGCCGGCGCCTATCGTCTGGCATTTACCGATACAGTTCTGCGCGACTACGGTGTCGCCGGATTGTATACTCACACGCTCTTTAACTACCGCGCCAAGCTGCTGGAAAAACTCGGACCGTCAATTGAACTTGGACGTTCATTTATTACACCGGATTATCAAAAAAGTTATTCGCCGTTATTGCTGCTTTGGAAGGGGCTCGCACAGGTGATCTGCCGGAATCCGGAATATAAAAGCCTGTTCGGTCCGGTGAGCATTAATAATGATTATCATTCCGCGTCGCGGCACCTGATGGCGGCATTTTTAAAAATGAATAATTTCCTGCCGGAACTGGCGGCGCTGGTAAAAGCACGCAATCCGTTCCGCTTTAAGCCGGTGAAAAATTTTGATCCGGAAACATTCAGTCAGGCGGTGACGGATGTCGACGAAGTTTCCGCGCTGATCGCCGATATTGAGACGGAACAGAAAGGCGTGCCGGTGCTGCTGCGGCAATATCTGAAACTCGGCGCAAAACTGCTCAGCTTTAATATTGATCCGAATTTCAGCGATGTGCTCGACGGATTGATGTGGGTTGATTTAACGGAAACCAGTCCGAAAATTTTAGACCGGTTCATGGGAAAAGAAGGCACCCGTGTGTTTTTGGAATATCACAACAGGAAGAGTTAACCGCGACTTGGACACGAATGTTTTAAAACCGCTAATTAAAATTTCATTTAAAAATATTCGTGTGAATTCGTGATTGGAAATAAAAATTTAAAAAGGAGAATCTAACTATGAGCAAAGTATTAATTATCGGTGCGGGCGGAGTCAGCGGCGTGGTGGTTCACAAGTGCGCGCAGAATTCAGATGTATTTAACGAAATTGTTTTGGCGAGCCGCACCAAAAGCAAATGCGATGCGATTGCGGCGCAAATCAGCATGCCGGTCAAAACCG of Kiritimatiellales bacterium contains these proteins:
- the scpB gene encoding SMC-Scp complex subunit ScpB, whose protein sequence is MSGVEILPELKQIIGALLFAAKKPLTVKEIRKVLTDAGAHYGGAYEPFGAIKEKEIDEAVEALKDELNRGGTGLCVAEIAGGYRLQNEISCGPWVRTLLDKDRTTKLSKPALETLAIIAYRQPVLRSEIESVRGVAVDQVLRNLVEMQLVRVVARSELPGRPWLFGTTQRFLEHFGLRSLDDLPGMDELKRVEIEPGAKTKTKQIPAIEKELEKREEENATPLLFEDEAEEEIEVEEVEKPDQSDLSDQSDLTDPPEEFADNDEFGDDEDEFDDEDEFDDDEDDLDNEDEDEE
- a CDS encoding transposase; the encoded protein is MLPKRKKLPHGIPSWVPDGADFFITICVRNRAENSLCKQPVAGQLKDSFMFLQTRRELWIHLLLFMPDHLHAIISFAREPGMQKSIKNWKHYTKRAYGINWQRDFFDHRMRATDSYIEKAGYIRMNPVRAGFVQSPADWPYVWENRIR
- the pheA gene encoding prephenate dehydratase is translated as MNLESLRKKIDSLDEELVKLLNERVKVALEVGKIKKEQGGEIYVPAREREVFKRIEKLNGGPLPHDAARAIYREIMSASLALESNLKIAYLGPPATFTHQAAHLKFGASVGYHPAATIADVFAAVENGAADYGVVPIENSIEGAVTHTFDQFTGTNLKICAEIYLPVSLALLASVPKEKISRVCSKQEALGQCRRWLAENLSGIEYEAVNSTAFAAGIAAKSDAAAIASPLAAELYGLSVIAEHIQDASGNTTRFLVIGHNAADPTGSDKTSIYFGLKDQVGALHDALEALKAGGINMTKIESRPSRSKAWEYYFFVDFEGHAETPEVKIALKIFARHCAVMHVLGSYPRADV
- a CDS encoding segregation/condensation protein A gives rise to the protein MHTPELLPNEEYKVSLEVFEGPLDLLLYLIKKEELDIYDIPINRITTQYMEYLELMKILNLEIAGDFIVMAATLMVIKSRMLLPDEERGPVEEDDEEDPRWDLVRQLVEYKKFKDAAGFLGHLEEIQENVFLREGEHVELGAQPDVGMQDVSIFDLIAALNKALDRAPKEELQEIFAEQFTISEKVDYILEVTKNGKPLTLGRIFRNMRSRQEIVCTFLAVLELIKLNRLTARQDGHFEEIVIEQTEGGEDPAPVRMEEGTPAEEIQI
- a CDS encoding type II toxin-antitoxin system VapC family toxin, giving the protein MRSAVVDTNIMSDLFRGELSTKNLLAEFDSIRVPVVVLGELLFGFVLGCREAENRRRLDQFLSQRSVDILPTSPYVAEYYALLRADLLRNGTPLPVNDIWIAAAACAEKSPLITRDRHFLKINGLQLIIPE
- a CDS encoding PEP-CTERM sorting domain-containing protein (PEP-CTERM proteins occur, often in large numbers, in the proteomes of bacteria that also encode an exosortase, a predicted intramembrane cysteine proteinase. The presence of a PEP-CTERM domain at a protein's C-terminus predicts cleavage within the sorting domain, followed by covalent anchoring to some some component of the (usually Gram-negative) cell surface. Many PEP-CTERM proteins exhibit an unusual sequence composition that includes large numbers of potential glycosylation sites. Expression of one such protein has been shown restore the ability of a bacterium to form floc, a type of biofilm.) codes for the protein MKKGLLVVFVACFGLQQITADTITIARAYMNVYDARLDEFSANHTDFSDWYVDIFYSSSAIGLTETFLATLGIGSYRIDGNPAPPGGYQTNPATIVDNLTLSAQTNYEFIYRVYTAVDAVGRYGYLEITGITSKSGVAPDPSFTLSQAAVRNAIASNPDLAWTIIPEPAAVLLMFVGGVLTWVSNRRKKLHYAL